The following coding sequences are from one Carcharodon carcharias isolate sCarCar2 chromosome 39 unlocalized genomic scaffold, sCarCar2.pri SUPER_39_unloc_20, whole genome shotgun sequence window:
- the LOC121274954 gene encoding myeloid zinc finger 1-like encodes MQRAGQTLTPGAPGAGKPLTCPTCGDHFMRPHALQQHQRIHAGQRALPEMSFTRTAALGSFQLCNNGERFSVCDVCGKGFTVAALLARHQEAHTGEEPLSCGRCGQTFALAANYRRHRLTHCHSRAHLCGVCHLRFGDRQQLELHCRRHALQFSFVCRRCGQGFSRSHYLDRHARLHEAEQTPPPAPPSPQGPAPAPAPAAGVGTAPSPSFICHLCGDSFGRWCSLQQHRCAQPDPTGRPEEEPGAAGSPDK; translated from the coding sequence ATGCAGCGAGCCGGTCAGACGCTAACGCCAGGAGCCCCGGGCGCCGGGAAGCCCCTGACCTGCCCAACCTGCGGGGACCACTTCATGCGGCCTCACGCCCTGCAGCAGCACCAGCGCATCCACGCCGGCCAGCGGGCACTGCCGGAGATGAGCTTCACTCGGACGGCGGCACTGGGTTCCTTCCAGCTGTGCAACAACGGCGAGCGTTTCTCCGTCTGCGACGTCTGCGGGAAGGGCTTCACCGTGGCGGCTCTGCTGGCGCGGCACCAGGAGGCGCACACCGGCGAGGAGCCGCTCTCCTGTGGCCGCTGCGGGCAGACGTTCGCCCTGGCTGCCAACTACCGGCGGCACCGGCTCACGCACTGCCACAGCCGGGCGCACCTCTGCGGCGTCTGCCACCTCCGCTTCGGTGACCGCCAGCAGCTGGAGCTGCACTGCCGGCGACACGCCCTGCAGTTCTCCTTCGTCTGCCGGCGCTGCGGCCAAGGCTTCAGCCGCAGCCACTACCTGGACCGCCACGCCCGGCTGCACGAGGCCGAACAGACACCGCCGCCGGCGCCACCGTCCCCCCAGGGCCCGGCACCCGCCCCGGCTCCTGCCGCCGGCGTCGGCACCGCCCCCTCGCCCtccttcatctgccacctctgcGGAGACAGTTTCGGCCGCTGGTGCAGCCTCCAACAGCACCGCTGCGCACAGCCTGATCCCACCGGACGGCCGGAGGAGGAGCCAGGAGCAGCGGGAAGCCCCGACAAGTGA
- the LOC121274953 gene encoding zinc finger protein 236-like — MRAAEREGGPNRRMRRTGKGAQPQLAHAPDGKRAGTGVAHASGRMRGWAGPVGAPAPERGRRSGGGGGRGVGRTVAVRSQVEMEGAGQTLQPLTPAARTTGAFTCATCGDQFSRSHALQQHLRVHAGQRAFGEMSFTRSAAVSSHEQCNRGERLAVCDVCGKGFTVAALLARHQAAHTGQEAHECGLCGKTFALATNYQQHRRLHFAAETYRCDQCGSCFVQQEQLVQHQRSHGLRESFICQACGKGFTQERFLQWHMPVHAGLKLLDNAKASIAGSSNLPTTRTSKSFLNGPSNSASTRSSDSAITRSSNSAITRSSNSASTRSSNSAITRSSDSAITRSSDSAITRSSDSAITRSSNSAITRSSNSASTGSSDSATTRSSDSAITRSSDSAITRSSDSASARSSDSASTRSSDSAITRSSDSAITRSSNSPGARLSNSSIAGLSGFPTARLHNCSIAGPANSSTFSATEPSNTSIAGHTSSSTTEPGSTANPITRPSMIASTIRTSSSTGGPPSSTVGPSSSTVGPSSSTVGPFSSTVGPSSSTEGPSSSTVGPSSAVEPSSSTVGPSSAVEPSSSTVGPSSSAIEPCSSAVGPSSSVQPSSTAVGPSSSAVGPSSAVQPSSTAVGPSSSTMGPSSAIEPSSSTVGPSSAVGPSSSAVGPSSAVGPSPSTMGPSPSTVGPSSSAVGPSSSAVGPSSSAVGPSSSAVGPSSAMGPSSTVGPFSSTVGPFSSAVGPSSAVGPSSTVGPSSAVGPSSTMGPSSTVGPFSSTVGPFSSAVGPSSAVGPSPSAVGPSPSAVGQRLSCRVCGDSFSRTQALQQHQRVHVGQRVLPPAPSSSCQLCGATLAPSRQAPRRCPRCGLPGSERLQRWCPAPPEPFTCSTCRKGFARPHYLRWHMMLHRGEPEPEPEGVHRTQLQPQPQPANSFICDTCGDSFQQWASLQSHQSLHREQVDTMVNNVLPPAPSD; from the exons ATGCGTGCGGCTGAGCGGGAAGGGGGTCCGAACCGACGCATGCGCCGAACCGGAAAGGGAGCGCAGCCCCAGTTGGCGCATGCGCCTGACGGGAAGAGGGCGGGGACTGGGGTTGCGCACGCGTCGGGGCGGATGAGGGGGTGGGCGGGGCCGGTTGGCGCGCCTGcgccggagagagggagacggagcggCGGCGGCGGAGGGAGAGGCGTTGGACGGACG GTTGCGGTGAGAAGTCAagtggagatggagggagctggCCAGACTCTGCAGCCTCTGACCCCGGCTGCGCGGACCACGGGGGCCTTCACCTGTGCCACGTGCGGGGACCAGTTCAGTCGCTCGCACGCCCTCCAGCAGCACCTGCGAGTCCACGCCGGCCAGCGGGCGTTCGGGGAGATGAGCTTCACCCGCTCGGCGGCCGTCTCCTCCCACGAGCAGTGCAACCGGGGTGAGCGCCTGGCCGTCTGCGACGTCTGCGGCAAGGGCTTCACGGTGGCGGCCCTGCTCGCTCGGCACCAGGCGGCGCACACCGGCCAGGAGGCCCACGAGTGCGGCCTGTGTGGCAAGACCTTCGCCCTGGCCACCAACTACCAGCAGCACCGCCGGCTGCACTTTGCGGCGGAGACCTACCGGTGCGACCAGTGCGGGAGCTGCTTCGTTCAGCAGGAGCAGCTGGTGCAGCACCAGCGCAGCCACGGCCTCCGTGAGTCCTTCATCTGCCAGGCGTGTGGCAAAGGCTTCACCCAGGAGCGGTTCCTGCAGTGGCACATGCCCGTTCACGCCGGCCTGAAGCTACTAGACAATGCCAAAGCCTCCATAGCCGGATCTTCAAACCTACCTACCACCAGAACGTCCAAATCTTTCCTCAACGGACCTTCAAACTCAGCGAGCACCAGATCTTCAGACTCGGCGATCACCAGATCTTCAAACTCGGCGATCACCAGATCTTCAAACTCGGCGAGCACCAGATCTTCAAACTCGGCGATCACCAGATCTTCAGACTCGGCGATCACCAGATCTTCAGACTCGGCGATCACCAGATCTTCAGACTCAGCGATCACCAGATCTTCAAACTCGGCGATCACCAGATCTTCAAACTCGGCGAGCACCGGATCTTCAGACTCGGCGACCACCAGATCTTCAGACTCGGCGATCACCAGATCTTCAGACTCGGCGATCACCAGATCTTCAGACTCGGCGAGCGCCAGATCTTCAGACTCGGCGAGCACCAGATCTTCAGACTCGGCGATCACCAGATCTTCAGACTCGGCGATCACCAGATCTTCAAACTCTCCCGGTGCCAGACTCTCCAATTCCTCCATCGCTGGGCTATCCGGCTTTCCCACCGCCAGACTCCATAACTGCTCCATCGCTGGACCTGCAAACTCCTCCACCTTCTCCGCCACTGAGCCTTCAAACACCTCAATCGCTGGacacaccagctcctccaccacagagCCCGGCTCCACTGCCAACCCCATCACAAGGCCCAGCATGATCGCCTCCACCATCAGGACCTCTTCCTCCACCGGGGGGCCCCCTTCCTCCACCGTGGGGCCCTCTTCCTCCACCGTGGGGCCCTCTTCCTCCACCGTGGGGCCCTTTTCCTCCACCGTGGGGCCCTCTTCCTCCACCGAGGGgccctcttcctccactgtgggGCCCTCCTCTGCTGTGGAGCCCTCTTCCTCCACCGTGGGGCCCTCCTCCGCTGTGGAGCCCTCTTCCTCCACcgtggggccctcctcctccgCCATAGAGCCCTGCTCCTCCGCtgtggggccctcctcctccgTGCAGCCCTCCTCCACTGCtgtggggccctcctcctccgCCGTGGGGCCCTCCTCCGCCGTGCAGCCCTCCTCCACCGCtgtggggccctcctcctccaccatggGGCCCTCTTCCGCCATAgagccctcctcctccactgtggGGCCCTCCTCCGCCGTGGGGCCCTCCTCCTCTGCCGTGGGACCCTCCTCTGCTGTtgggccctccccctccaccatggggccctccccctccaccgtgGGGCCCTCCTCCTCTGCCGTGGGGCCCTCCTCCTCTGCCGTGGGGCCCTCCTCCTCTGCCGTGGGGCCCTCCTCCTCTGCCGTGGGGCCCTCCTCCGCCATGGGGCCCTCCTCCACCGTGGGGCCCTTCTCCTCCACCGTGGGGCCCTTCTCCTCCGCCGTGGGGCCCTCCTCCGCCGTGGGGCCCTCCTCCACTGTGGGGCCCTCCTCCGCCGTGGGGCCCTCCTCCACCATGGGGCCCTCCTCCACCGTGGGGCCCTTCTCCTCCACCGTGGGGCCCTTCTCCTCCGCCGTGGGGCCCTCCTCCGCCGTGGGGCCCTCCCCCTCCGCCGTGGGGCCCTCCCCCTCCGCCGTGGGGCAGCGCCTGTCGTGCAGGGTGTGCGGAGACTCCTTCAGCCGGACCCAggccctccagcagcaccagcgAGTCCACGTGGGCCAACGGGTCCTCCCGCCCGCCCCCTCCTCCAGCTGCCAGCTCTGCGGTGCCACCTTGGCCCCATCCAGGCAGGCCCCCCGCCGGTGCCCCCGGTGTGGGCTCCCCGGCTCCGAGAGGCTCCAGCGCTGGTGTCCGGCCCCGCCCGAGCCCTTCACCTGCTCGACCTGCCGGAAGGGCTTCGCCAGGCCTCACTACCTCCGCTGGCACATGATGCTGCACCGGGGGGAGCCGGAGCCGGAGCCGGAGGGGGTGCACCGGACCCAGCTCCAACCCCAGCCTCAACCCGCCAACTCTTTCATCTGTGACACCTGCGGGGATAGCTTCCAGCAGTGGGCGAGCTTGCAGTCCCACCAGAGCCTTCACCGTGAGCAGGTGGACACCATGGTCAACAACGTCCTACCTCCAGCCCCCAGCGATTGA